One Lepisosteus oculatus isolate fLepOcu1 chromosome 12, fLepOcu1.hap2, whole genome shotgun sequence genomic window, ACGATTGACGAGCTGATGCCTGTCAGTcatctcctttttaaaaaaaaaaaacgtatcttTTCGGTGGAAGAAAGTTTGACGGAGCTAGGAGTGACTATCGCGATGCGGCAGGCTGAATAGATTATTTCACAGCTCCGCAGAGCCCGCTTCAAAAAGGCGAAAGTCAGCTCAGGGCGTTGGTTAAGGGTTGGGTTAAGGCCCCGGGGATCCTGCAGCCCATGCAGGTCACTGGGTTACAGCGTGAGCTGACGTCTCAGCCTGCGAGAGCCCTGTGCACTGTACCGGTACGGGCTCCTGGGCTCCTGTACTGTACGTCTGCAGCGCTGCCCAAGTGCAGTATCAGTCCATCACGACGGAGCTGTGGGTGGAGAGGTAGACGAGGCAGaagctctctcttcctctttccCTCCCACGCCCGCGCTAAAGCGCTCCTCAGCGTTTCACATCCGCCGCGCCGCTCGTCCGGCCCCGCGCCATGCCTCCCTCTCGCTGGGCGCCGCAGTCGGCGCGTTTGATCCCTGCTCTTGATCTCGACCCggcgcagagagagagggagagagagagaggcttgATCTGGGGGCGGGAGGGAGATGTGGCTGTGGTCTGTGACCAGACCAGCCCCCCGCCTGACGgtggagcagagagagagagtgagagagcgtGCACACGTTGGGGGGTTGTTGGGAGGAAGTTCAGCAGCCCTGGCGTCTGTCCAGGCACGTGGTACAGCGTAACAACCGCAAGGCTACAGGAAAGCTGAAAAACCACTGCGTCTCCAGCTCCTCCCCATCTCCCCAGGAGGACCTCGAGCTCCTTAACTGACCTCTTACGCTATACCTGCTAATTTGGACCGATGCACAGACGCACAGATGGGTCTTCAGTCTTTGGGTGGGTTTATTCTTGGAGaagaagacccccccccccccggcacGCAGGACTGTTCCCAGCGGAAGCACCCACGCGGTTGCCGTGGTTTCAAATCGGAACCCCTGCTTCAGCCGGCTGGGCCGAGCTCTTGGGCCCTCGTGTCCTGACCTTTGACCTCCCGGGAGGGGGACGTCGCTCGGGACAGGCATGAGCCGAAGGCGCTGCTCGGCCCGGCAGCTGCCGGGACGCTTTCACGAACGCGCAGGAAACGGTGTGGTCCCTCCCGCTAATGAACGGACGGGCAGAGCAGCAGCGCTCATTGAGTTCACTGCTGGGGCCCGGGGGTCAAAGGTCACCGGCAGACAGGCAAGATTTAAACAAGTAGGTGAAGAGTTATCCTCACGAGCTCTCCTTGGACACCAGAGGCGCAGTCTGCTCAGCGATAACCTAGCGCATCCGGCTGCATGAATAGATCTCGAATGGAGAATCGCTCGAGCAGTTAACCACTTGAGCTGACCTCACTCTTTTTGTTGGCAAAGGGGCGTTTCTAAAAAAGAAATAGCAGAGACCGCGACCGCGGTGACGTGGGCAGTTCTGACCAGCGGAAAGGCGAAAGCCAAGGCCTGCATGTGGAACGAGCTGTCGGAACAGGAGGCTGATGCTTGGGACATTTGCACTCCCTCTTCGCCCGTTCAGGGGCAATCGGAAAACGATGGCGCGGACTTCGAGAACTGATTTTGCGAAACTTCGTCTGGGGGAGAGGGGAGCCAGCAGGGGCCACCGAGTTCATGGCCCCCGTGGCACCCCAAGACAAAAGAGAGGGTGTACCCCAGTAATAATCCAACCCCCACTGGAGACGAGGGGCCCTGTTATGACTTGTTCTGCACCCCCAAGGATTAATCAACACCCCCTCCTCCGTCAGTAACGACATGTCAAAAAATACTTGAtattggggtgggggggggcctGCATTTAAATTCTGTTGCCTTTTCACAACTGGGGGCGGGGGCACTCCTGAGAGCAGCCATGTATTCTGTGGAAAGAGGGGCGGCGGAGCGTTCATTCCTGCGTCCCCCCAACTCCAGATTTTTCTCTTACTCTTGGGAGATTCTCTAGTTCTTTAAGGAAGAACGACTTCTGTAGCAATGGCATTCGAGTGGCCTACAGTAGTATTTACTGTCTGATGGTACAgttctagcttcaacacagtctCTCTGCTTCCCTCCTGGAAAAATCCAATCCAATAAGCGCTAACCTGGGAATCGGTTAGGCTGGGATGAGGTTTGTGGTCTCTCCTGTTTGGGGATTTTCGACATTGTCTCTTTAAGACCGCAGCGCAGGTTGGTGACAGCCGGGACAACACATTAACAGAAGCGATAACAGGGCTAATTTAGCTCGTTCTGCTCCATCCCAGCACACTGGCTCATAAAGCCAGCTCAGCTTGCCTCTTTtatttcactgtggaattcagGGGCTCTGTGCAAGTGAGAGCACGGCGTTTTAATGCCGAATTAATCCTCGTTAAGAGGAAGTGCAGCCGCTGTAAAATGCTGTGATTATCTGGCATTAAAATCCCATGTTTCTTGCGTCTTTgtcaaacaataaaatgtttgcCTGTGGTTTTTCACTTCCTGCCTGTAAATTGAAAGCAGATTTCAGGAGGCAGCTCGGGTGTTAAAGGCGAGCAGAAATGTGTTGGAAGTATTTCCACAGGAGCCCGGTTTGTCCAGTACTTTTCAGTTACAGGGACGCTGTGGCTCAGAGCTGTTGACGACACCTTGGTACATTTAAGTTTCAGTTTGCTTCTCTGAAACTCCAGCTTCTCCTGGTCGATCTCTCTCCAGTCATTTCAGCCGTTGTTGGTGCCACCAGCTGAAATCACTCAGGAAAAGTGACAAGAAAGCAGCTGTTCAGCTCCTTGAGCTCATCTGGTAGCAAGTAGCTAGTTGACCCAAGGATATCTTCCATCTCATTTTGGAAGCAGCCAGAGTATCAGCTGAAACAATATGGCTGGGCCgcttgttccacgctcccaccactctttgggtaaagaggCACCCTGTTGTTCTCCGTCTTAAATGTGTTCCCACTCATTTTACGGTCTTTCACTGCTGGCTCTTAAGAGTTCCTTTGGGTCAGTTTTGTCAGCActtttgaggatttttaataactgaaTCAAGTCTCCTTGTAGTCAAAGGTCAAGACTAAAGCGATAACTAAAGAGATTGGCcgttaccaatcatggcctcctaataatccccatctctgaactggcttcatcgctctgttctcctccccactgggagctggtgtgtggtgagtgtactggatcactctggctgctgtcgcatcatctagatgggggctacacactggtgatggtctctctcagtgcagtgttaatgtactggagtgtccagtcagtgtgtctgtgtgaacccctctctctcagtgcagtgttcatgtactggagtgtccagtcagtgtgtctgtatgaacccctctctctctcagtgcagtgttcatgtactggagtgccaagtcagtgtgtctgtgtgaacccctctctctctctctttcagatCTTAGCGACTCAAGATGACTGGTTCAGAGCCGAGCTTCACGGTCATGAAGGCTTTGTGCCCAGAAACTACATAGAGAGACGAGTGCCCAGGTGAGACGCAGTGAGTGAGGTAGAGAGAGGAGAGCCTGGTCTCCAGCTGTGATTCTGAACCCAGTTCACCTGACCCTGACCCTGAGCAGAGTGTCCAGTCTGATGTGAGAAGAGGAGACCAGTGTGCAGTGTAGGCACACCAGGGGAAGACTGGACACTTAGTGTTCCTGAAGCCTGATTCACTTCCTGGCCTACACGGCACCGACGGCAGAGCTCGGATAGATCAACACCTCTACGGAAAGTGACATTTCTCAGCTGACGAGGAGTCTCCCTGGCATTTCCCCATGTGCATTGGTTCTAGCTGTTTTCAAGAACTAATCAAATAAAACTATTCTGTCTGCTTCTGGACTACCCTCTCAATATCTGTccccccttttaaaaaaaaaaacggggtTACCATTTGCTAGGAAAGAGGTTCGGCTATCTTGTGGAATGGTGTGTTATGCCACACCTGGCCACTAGGGGTCACCCGTTGCCTTTCTCTCTAAAGTGCAGGGCAGTGTAACATTTTCTCAGCTGTGAACCTTggttaaaagaaatgtaatatcTTGTTTCAGACTTTCAGAAATGGCCTTTTACATGACATAATGGAAGCGCAGACGTCGCGATTTAATCTGCTCGTTTATACGTCACAACGCGATCTCCTTTCTGCGCGGGTTGCGACGCGGAAGAGTGATTCCAGAGCGGTGCCTTTGTCACAGCCTCTACCTCCCGAGCCTTCTCTTAACGAAACCTCCCTTCCCGCGTATCTCCCGTCGCGCCTTGAGTCCTTAAAAAAAGCGGCGGGCTTGTCCCGCAGGGATCCGGCGCTTCACCTCCAGAGCCGAGACCTTTATCCGGCAGCAGAGTCCCGGGGAATCTGGAGCTCGTGCTGCTGGTCTTCTGGCGTGGGCTCTCGTGCCAACCCCCTGCTCCCTGACGCCCCTGTCCCTGGGctctctctcaattcagttcaattcaaggggctttattagcatgaccgatgggcacaatcagtgttgccgaagcaaataaaaataataaaattaacatggaacaagacaaaaaaatagaagtaaaataaaacctacagacatgttacagacatttacaacaaagacatattataaaatattgacatatactgtaggcggctggagcattactgggagacagactcactgttcctcaggctgggacaggagatcacatactgggctgccagatcaactgagttccctcctccctctcccagtaggattgggacctgttgtggttttggcaggtgtgggaactctgggattcaatttctgaatttcgggaagaatgtttctctaatcccagagtatctctctctctctctcccagctggTACCAGGAGGATGCCCGGCGCCTGTCTGCGGAGGAGACCCTGATGTCCCGGGAGGTGGGCACCTTCCTGATCCGCGGCAGCCAGAGCTCTCCGGGGGATTTCTCAATCTCCGTCAGGTGGGAGCTCCGGAGGGGGGGTCTACTTCCTGGGAAGACACACCTCACTGCCAGTCTGGAGGCCAGCGCCTGTGTGAAAACCTCCCCGTTTGAGGAGCAGGCTTTGGTGTGCAATTCAACAGAGCGTCTGATCTTAAAAGCAGAAAGttcggttttatttttttttaattatacccTTTCAATTCTGAAAACCGGTCATTGGATTTCtgccccttttttttttgcagggtaGACAAATATCTTTGAATTTTGTCGGTTTTACTGTTTTTCCCAATTTCCCTTTCAAATTGGACGCCAGGGCGCAGTGTTTTAAGGGGGGAGGGGAGGAAAGGCAGCACAGGATGTACAGGGGGTATCGGACGTCCACACACGCCCTTACCGACAGCTCAGCTTTCGCCGATGTCGAGGCTGAAATCGAGACCGATCACATCAGATATTGAAGTGGGAAAACAAATGGATCGTTTTCAGGAAAAATTGAAGACAAAACTGGTGCGTAGACTTCTGATATCCGGTGTAAATCACAGATAGAAGCCGACAGCCTTCCAAGAATTGCAGTGGCTAGCAGTGTGGGGGGAATTCAGTCCCGCTGGTAGCCCAGAAGAGGCAAATGCAGGACTGAAAAGGAACGTGTCCTGCAAAAGAGTCCCACCCGCCTGCCCACCTGACCCCAGCCCCGTGTCCCCCCCGCAGGCACGAGACGGACGTGCAGCACTTCAAGGTGATGAAGGACGGGAAGGGCAGCTACTTCCTCTGGTCGGAGAAGTTCCCCTCCCTCAACAAGCTGGTGGAGTACTACAAGACCAACTCCATCTCCAAGCAGAagcagatcttcctgcgggacGGGTCCCGGGACGAGCCGCCCTTCCCCCCACACATGCAGGTAACCCCCCTCCCCGGTCCCGGTCCCGATCTGGCGCCGAGGCCCGGGTGATCTGAACGATGCCGCCGTGGGTGGCGGGCGGCTTGTGGGATGATGGGATAGCCGTGGCTGGCAAGCAGAACGGCCTTGAGCTCCACAGCGGCCACGGGCAAGCGCTTCGCCCTCGTGAGGACTCAGCCGCGTGGTCCAGCTGGTCCTGCGACCACTGAAACCAGCACGCTTCTGTACGGTCCTGATGAGGAGCAGATCTGGGGTATTTGTAGTGGTCTGAAGCTGTGCTTGAATATCTCCTAATTTGCACTGCCGTCTGTGTAGATTTCCCTAGTTACTGCAAATGAATGAAGATGAGTATTAATTAGCGCCTGCCATTTCCCAGTGCAGAAGAGGGCTTGCTAACTGTCTAAGCAGGCTTCTGATTCCACCTTTAGAGAGGCAGTGTGTTGCTTTTATTACAGCTTCTCATCTTGACCTGCCTGACTTCAGACAGTGAGGCAGATTCATTTATAAGGGtgcatacagtagatgcatGCTTTCAAGAAATACTATAAACTGAAGGCGCTCCTTGTTAGGTACATATCCTTTCTAGTGTCTGTTTCAGCAGTCAAGAGTTGCCCGTGTCATGTGGGGAGACCCAATAAGGGTGAAACAGCTGTGCTTGGCTGCTAATTATGGCTCAATGTTTATATGCAAAGGCATAATTGGAAGCCTCTGTAAATGGTTCTGTCCTCTCCTCAGCATTCTGAAACAGCCGGCAGCCAGAGGTGGTTAATATTCATTCCCATAAGCCCTAGCAACCTCGTGCTCTCCACACGCTCTCTATCCCAGGAGGGCGTTCCCTGCCCCAGCGCAGCGCTGCGGTGCTACAGCACTGATGTTCACTGCAGGGTCTCCGGTGCCACCGGGTTTGGCGGGTAACTAGAATCCCCAATGAGCACAGGCCTGCAGCCAGAGGTCAGGGAGCCCCGTGGAGTGATCGAGTCAGGTCGCTGCGAGTCCAGGGTGGAGTGAAACCGGAAGACATGCTGGAGCTCCTGCAGTGTCCAGGCCAGTCAGTCTGCTCGACTCCCCACCCCCCTGCTCTTTCTCTCTTTCCCTCAGACCAAGAGGGGCAGTCACGAGGAGAGAGGCCACCCCTTAGCTGGTTTCGGGGGTCTTCCTAATCCAGGAGCCCATCGCAGGCCTTCCGACATCCCCTCCCAACAGGTAAGGACACCGGGGTCCCCCGTCCAATCCCTGATGGGGAGACCAGACAGCCTGAGCAGTCCCGGCCGGAGACCCCTGTGGGGCAGTCGCTCTCTCTGTAATATTGATGTAGCTCCTTCTCTTAGCATGCATGCAGGGGTTAAGGACTGCGCTCAGGCCTGGAGAAGCAGGAGGCTGTATATTTTATTGGGCTTCTTTGCTCCGTCATCTGCTGAAGACCCTTGCAAAGAGGTGCATTTCATGTTGCTAAAAACTGAGGAACCGAGCCCAGAGCCTCTGCTGCCCACTGTGACTGGATTCTGGGAAATGAAATTCCCAATGAATTTGGCTTTTCCCAGGCGCACCGAGCTGGAAGTTTCCTAAACACCCCCcctcccatctctctctctcttatccAGATAAAGCGGAGCAGCCTGGATGACCGGGTGCACGCCCCACACTCGGGCATGGGCAGCTCCGGAACCTGTGGCCCGCCTCGACGCCCGTCCGAGCCCCTGCCCCCCGTACAGGTGCGTACGGCCCAGAGCGCTCGGCAGCACCCCCTCGTATCCGCGCGGCTGCAGGAGAATCGTCTTCCTCCGCCCCCGGAGGCAGTGGGGGGCCTTGTGTGATGGTGTGGCTGGCAGTTCCCGGTTCAGACCCCAGCTGTGCCACTTAACAGGGCCTTGAACCTTCTCGtgctctggtcctggaggatgGGGTGTAAAACCTTCACCTCGTTCTGCTGGACCCTGCTGCATCTGCTGGTGCCTCCCAGTGAGCTTGGATTAAATGACTCCACTTTTATGACGCATCTGCTGTCGGTCCGGACATGACAGTCATGCATCAGCAGTCGCCAGGCACCAGGCAGCAGCCTGAACGCAGAGTGCCAGCTGAGCTTAATTAGAACAGCCCTGTAACCCTTAGGTTTCCGTCCTGTCTGGATGTGAACGATAAAAAGCACGGGGAATCTTGCCTTTGAAAAGAACAGCTTTCTCAGGGATCATGTAAACTCCAGCGAAACGCTGAGCTCGGAGGCAGAGCCGGGCACAAGTGCATAAGGGTTCAGTACAAATCCGTCTTTGGCAGCAGTCTGCTGTCGCCTCCCGTCTCTGACCTCCAGTGTGCGTCTCCTGTGTTGCAGAGCTCAGTGTTCAGGGTGAAGGCACTATACGACTTCATGGCAGAAGAGAGCGACGAACTCGGCTTCCGCACCGGCGACATCATTGAGGTTCTGGACCGCTCGGACCCCTCCTGGTGGCGGGGGAGGCTGCGTGGGCAAACAGGCCTCTTCCCCTCTAACTACATCGTACCACTCTGAGAACACCCCCCTCGTCCAGGGAGCAGTGGAACATTCCGCTGAAACACAGCATGCTTCCCTGAGAACATGTCCATGGTTCGGCCCATCTCCCATGTTAGGGGGGGGGCACGTTAGTGATACTAATGTTGTAGAAAAAGATGATTTTGGAAAGCTTCTGGCAGGGATGGTGGCTTTCTCGAGAGAGAATCGCTGGGCACCCCCGGGTCTCTAATTCACTGTTTCTCATTATTGCTTCAGCCTCGTGTTTAATGTGGGTTTGTCCTCCCAGCCAGCCCAGGCCGTGTAGCCGATTCCAGCGTCCCAGCGGAGATCGGTCTCCTGCGGCCTTTTGTCCGTGCTCCTTACCGAGCGCGATGAGCGGCACTCCTGCGAAAACCCTGAGCACACCCAGGGAAACTTCCCCGGCCCAATCCCAACAAACGGAATTGCTGtcgtttgtgtgtgtttgtttgttttacaaaaagaaaCTGCTTGCAACGGGACCAAACCTCTCGGAGTGCGGCCTGCCCCAGCAGCTCGCGGATTTCGCAGGCAGTGGCGGCTCATCGCGGCCGGCGTGACATGAGGGTCCGCGTGCCGTCTGCGGGACCCTCGGCTCCCTGCGACTCCTCACCCCCCTGCCCTGCTAGACGTTGATTCTGCTGGtctgcgtgtgcgtgtgtgtttaGGAGGGTCCAGTGCTCCAAGGGGCAAAGCATGGTCCTTGTTGGCTCTGGACACGCTGACCTCCAGTAGCAACAGGGGTCAGTCTGTGCCTCTCGCCGGCTCTCGGAGTCCTGCTGGAGGATCGGCCACATCCGAGAGACGTCCCCAGTGCATCGTGGGCCATCCCCGCTCGCCGGACAGCGGCACCGGTCCATCTCAGTCCAGGACCGGTCCTCTGTTTCTTCCCAAGTGCCTTGCCGTCCCAAGAGTCCACTGCCCGTGTTGTTTGTCGTACGagttctaataaaaaaaaaatgagaacgATATCGTCGCCAAACCAGCCTCTGCCCCTTCTTTTTCAATCCGTTTTGTTTTGGGCTGCTGTCCAGAGACGGCGGTGTCGGCGGGGGCACCTGGGGGTGCGCTGGGGGGCGCGAGGAGAGTGGGGAGAGGGGCAAGGGGAGGACCACTAGTCTGGCCAGGTGCTCGCTTGACATCGCACCGACTCTTGCGGGCTTGAAGACCTCGAGCAGATGAGCCCACCTTACAAACCACAAGAAACCCATGTGGCCATCTCCCTTCCAGCAGCTTCAGCATCCAAGCTTTGACAGCagcacacccccaccaccctttgtgtagagTCCCTCCAGAGTTTGGTTCTAAATGCTCTCTCCCTCTTAACCGGTCGGCTTCAGGCCTCAGGTGTTCCTGCCGGTCAGAGTGGAGCTGTCCACTGGATGGACTTTTTTTCATTGCACGTTCATTTCTTTTTCGTTTAGTCGGGCTGCTGCCCAAGCACCCCAGTGAGCCAGCTTCCTCTGAG contains:
- the grap2a gene encoding GRB2-related adaptor protein 2 — encoded protein: MEATGKFDFNATAEDELSFRKGDILKILATQDDWFRAELHGHEGFVPRNYIERRVPSWYQEDARRLSAEETLMSREVGTFLIRGSQSSPGDFSISVRHETDVQHFKVMKDGKGSYFLWSEKFPSLNKLVEYYKTNSISKQKQIFLRDGSRDEPPFPPHMQTKRGSHEERGHPLAGFGGLPNPGAHRRPSDIPSQQIKRSSLDDRVHAPHSGMGSSGTCGPPRRPSEPLPPVQSSVFRVKALYDFMAEESDELGFRTGDIIEVLDRSDPSWWRGRLRGQTGLFPSNYIVPL